In Amycolatopsis methanolica 239, a single genomic region encodes these proteins:
- a CDS encoding enoyl-CoA hydratase/isomerase family protein: protein MALTGGEIRFDRGHDGRVAYLTLDHGKYNIITWETRQVMADRFAEIDADDDIKVVVIQATGEHFSSGGDIAGFMEVDPIDFTDLGHNVTAPARSPKPVITAVDGYCFGVGLELALSTDIRVATKRAEFALPEMRLGMIPGSGGTQRLARLIGLSRAKYHVMTASRINAQQAGDWGLVANVVEDRAALDAEVERIVGVLLGFSPLAARTAKEVLDKGVDAPLYSGIELERKAYAMLRSSNDFAEGVAAFTGKRAPKFQGR, encoded by the coding sequence ATGGCACTCACCGGAGGCGAGATCAGGTTCGACCGCGGTCACGACGGCCGGGTCGCGTACCTGACCCTCGATCACGGCAAGTACAACATCATCACCTGGGAGACCCGTCAGGTGATGGCCGACCGGTTCGCCGAGATCGACGCCGACGACGACATCAAGGTCGTGGTGATCCAGGCCACGGGGGAGCACTTCTCCTCCGGCGGCGACATCGCCGGGTTCATGGAGGTCGACCCGATCGACTTCACCGACCTGGGGCACAACGTCACCGCACCGGCGCGCAGCCCGAAACCGGTGATCACCGCGGTCGACGGCTACTGCTTCGGCGTCGGGCTCGAACTCGCGCTGTCCACCGACATCCGGGTGGCGACCAAGCGAGCCGAGTTCGCGCTGCCGGAAATGCGGCTGGGCATGATTCCCGGCTCCGGCGGCACGCAGCGCCTCGCCCGGCTGATCGGCCTTTCCCGGGCGAAGTACCACGTGATGACCGCGTCCCGGATCAACGCGCAGCAGGCCGGGGACTGGGGCCTGGTGGCGAACGTGGTCGAGGACCGCGCCGCGCTGGACGCGGAGGTGGAGCGAATCGTGGGTGTGCTGCTCGGGTTCTCCCCGCTGGCCGCCCGCACCGCCAAGGAGGTGCTCGACAAGGGCGTGGACGCGCCGCTGTACTCCGGCATCGAGCTGGAGCGCAAGGCGTACGCGATGCTGCGCTCCAGTAACGACTTCGCCGAGGGTGTCGCCGCGTTCACCGGGAAGCGGGCGCCGAAGTTCCAGGGCCGGTGA
- a CDS encoding FAD binding domain-containing protein: protein MKAAPFAYVRPSSLSDAIAELASTGGGGKVIAGGQSLVPVLAMRLARPETLVDINAVAELDRFGTADGYLEIGATVRQRRVERDPVSATVPLLGMALPWVGHRELRSRGTVCGSLAHADPAAELPAVACCLNAELTVTGTGGARRVPAREFFSGAMTTALGPEDILTAVRFPVAGKGEGFGFAEIARRHGDFALAGVVARVRVRGTETDAQLTGFGVSDRPVTRSAAGELAAALRESGGEVSRLPGALSDPLTALAEELVDTDGDAHASRDYRRRLFRTLASRELSKAYERARRSAGEVDS, encoded by the coding sequence ATGAAGGCCGCACCATTCGCCTACGTCCGGCCGTCGAGTCTGTCCGACGCGATCGCCGAACTCGCGAGCACGGGCGGCGGCGGCAAGGTCATCGCGGGTGGGCAGTCGCTGGTGCCTGTTCTGGCGATGCGGCTCGCCCGCCCCGAAACCCTGGTGGACATCAACGCTGTCGCGGAGCTCGACCGGTTCGGCACCGCGGACGGTTACCTGGAGATCGGCGCCACGGTACGCCAGCGCCGGGTCGAGCGGGACCCGGTGAGCGCCACGGTTCCCTTGCTGGGCATGGCGCTGCCGTGGGTCGGTCACCGGGAACTGCGCAGCCGCGGCACCGTGTGCGGGAGCCTCGCGCACGCCGACCCGGCCGCCGAGCTGCCTGCCGTGGCGTGCTGCCTGAACGCCGAGCTGACCGTGACCGGAACCGGCGGCGCCCGCCGGGTGCCTGCCAGGGAGTTCTTCTCCGGCGCGATGACGACCGCGCTCGGGCCCGAGGACATCCTGACCGCGGTGCGCTTCCCCGTCGCCGGGAAGGGTGAGGGTTTCGGGTTCGCCGAGATCGCGCGCAGGCACGGCGACTTCGCACTCGCCGGGGTCGTCGCCCGGGTTCGCGTGCGCGGCACGGAGACCGACGCGCAACTGACCGGATTCGGCGTGTCCGACCGGCCGGTCACCCGCTCGGCCGCCGGTGAGCTCGCCGCGGCACTGCGCGAAAGCGGGGGTGAGGTGAGCCGCCTGCCGGGCGCACTGTCCGATCCGCTCACCGCACTCGCGGAGGAGCTGGTCGACACCGATGGCGACGCCCACGCCTCACGCGACTACCGCCGCCGCCTGTTCCGGACGCTGGCGAGCCGGGAACTGAGCAAGGCATACGAGCGCGCTCGCAGGAGCGCCGGTGAGGTGGACTCGTGA
- a CDS encoding xanthine dehydrogenase family Fe-S subunit, with protein sequence MTEVLAENGKPRAVKAAADDLVEVRMTVNGTPAVLSLPARVTLADALRDHLGLTGTHVGCEHGVCGMCTVLVDGEAARACLLFAVQLDGADIVTVEGLGRPDDLHPLQEAFGRNHALQCGFCTPGFLMSSYDLLSNQPEVTEEELPAELSGVICRCTGYRNILTAVRETKSAHPGGIPAPGNCAHRALVGRATGQAGVSTDGREVTEETGDTRRIDIVLPDGDPTIAVDVGTEIGVPVDAVWRVFDDVSLLARCLPGAELTEDLGEDQYAGRARVSVGPIKLAFKGVAHVVEHDRAGQRLRVLAQGQDTGGAQTQADIVLRTEATATGTVMRAEAKVYLTGRIAQFGRALAGDVSRRMFEQFADALRETATSGQAPTGPVAAPSALKLLFAPLFDRIRTALRRKSR encoded by the coding sequence GTGACCGAAGTGTTGGCAGAAAACGGGAAACCCCGCGCGGTGAAGGCGGCGGCGGACGACCTTGTCGAAGTCAGGATGACGGTGAACGGCACCCCCGCCGTGCTCAGCCTGCCCGCGCGCGTCACGCTCGCCGACGCGCTGCGCGACCACCTCGGGCTCACCGGCACGCACGTGGGTTGCGAACACGGGGTGTGCGGGATGTGCACGGTGCTCGTGGACGGGGAGGCGGCCCGGGCCTGCCTGCTGTTCGCGGTCCAGCTCGACGGGGCCGACATCGTCACCGTGGAGGGCCTCGGCAGGCCGGACGACCTGCACCCGCTGCAGGAGGCCTTCGGCCGCAACCACGCGCTGCAGTGCGGTTTCTGCACACCGGGCTTCCTGATGAGTTCCTACGACCTGCTCAGCAACCAGCCGGAGGTGACCGAGGAGGAACTGCCGGCGGAGCTGTCCGGTGTCATCTGCCGCTGCACCGGGTACCGCAACATCCTCACGGCGGTCAGGGAAACCAAGTCGGCACACCCCGGCGGAATCCCCGCCCCGGGCAACTGCGCGCACCGCGCGCTCGTGGGCCGGGCCACCGGCCAGGCGGGGGTTAGCACCGACGGCCGTGAGGTCACCGAGGAAACCGGGGACACGCGCCGGATCGACATCGTGCTTCCGGACGGCGATCCGACGATCGCGGTCGACGTCGGGACCGAGATCGGCGTGCCAGTGGACGCGGTGTGGCGCGTGTTCGACGACGTGTCCCTGCTCGCCCGCTGCCTGCCCGGTGCGGAGCTCACCGAGGACCTCGGCGAGGACCAGTACGCCGGCCGCGCGCGCGTGTCAGTGGGCCCGATCAAGCTCGCGTTCAAGGGCGTCGCGCACGTCGTCGAGCACGACCGCGCCGGTCAGCGCCTGCGCGTGCTCGCGCAGGGGCAGGACACCGGTGGCGCGCAGACCCAGGCCGACATCGTGCTGCGCACCGAGGCCACCGCCACCGGCACCGTAATGCGGGCCGAGGCCAAGGTGTACCTCACCGGGCGCATCGCGCAGTTCGGCCGTGCGCTGGCCGGTGACGTGAGCCGGCGCATGTTCGAGCAGTTCGCGGACGCCCTGCGCGAAACCGCGACCTCCGGGCAGGCTCCCACCGGGCCGGTCGCAGCGCCGAGCGCGCTGAAGCTCCTGTTCGCCCCGCTGTTCGACCGGATCCGGACAGCCCTGCGCCGCAAGTCCCGCTGA
- a CDS encoding MFS transporter, with the protein MTPDIAPRSKSPRAAVFASVAGWSFDLFDLFLLLYVAGPISKNIFPSTSPTLGIAAVFGSFAVTVVMRPAGAAIFGELADRKGRKATMVLVMGGVGLTTAAMGLVPPHATVGVLAPILFLALRIAQGLFVGGVTATTHTLGTESIGPRWRGLMSGLIGAGGAGLGAALASLAYIVVTALFSGPAFDQWGWRVLFFCGLLSALLSLFVLRKVDESPQFQGERQAPVPFRELLRGRGKKILALNIAVAAGGGAQYYLTSGYLPTLLSEVVGVPAAQRGIVLLVSSVVVVGAAIGAGELSERLGRRRTMLGFGLCNLVALPVLTWGIAAAGGGRGAVVALLCVVMVMLSNAAYSPLMIFLNERYPTGLRARGTAVSWNLGFMLGGLMPTLVSLFSPELADVPSRLAMFLVGATVVFVLAVLASPETRGALDREREARPTAADDVTPA; encoded by the coding sequence GTGACACCCGATATCGCACCACGGTCAAAGTCGCCTCGTGCCGCGGTATTCGCTTCCGTCGCCGGCTGGTCCTTCGACCTGTTCGACCTGTTCCTGCTGCTCTACGTGGCCGGACCGATCAGCAAGAACATCTTCCCGAGCACCAGCCCCACCCTGGGGATCGCCGCGGTGTTCGGTTCGTTCGCGGTCACCGTCGTGATGCGCCCGGCGGGCGCGGCGATCTTCGGCGAGCTGGCCGACCGCAAGGGGCGCAAGGCGACCATGGTCCTCGTGATGGGCGGCGTCGGCCTCACCACGGCCGCGATGGGCCTGGTGCCGCCCCACGCCACGGTCGGGGTGCTCGCCCCGATCCTGTTCCTGGCACTGCGGATCGCGCAGGGACTGTTCGTCGGCGGGGTCACCGCGACCACGCACACGCTCGGCACGGAGAGCATCGGTCCCCGCTGGCGTGGGCTGATGAGCGGGCTGATCGGGGCCGGGGGAGCGGGCCTCGGCGCCGCGCTGGCCAGCCTGGCCTACATCGTGGTCACGGCGCTCTTCTCCGGCCCGGCGTTCGACCAGTGGGGCTGGCGGGTGTTGTTCTTCTGCGGGCTGCTCAGCGCGCTGCTGAGCCTGTTCGTGCTGCGCAAGGTCGACGAATCCCCGCAGTTCCAGGGCGAGCGGCAGGCGCCGGTGCCGTTCCGGGAGCTGCTCCGGGGCCGCGGCAAGAAGATCCTCGCGCTGAACATCGCGGTGGCCGCCGGCGGTGGCGCGCAGTACTACCTGACCTCCGGGTACCTGCCCACGCTGCTCAGCGAAGTGGTCGGGGTCCCGGCCGCCCAGCGCGGAATCGTCCTGCTGGTCAGCAGCGTCGTGGTGGTCGGGGCGGCGATCGGCGCGGGCGAGCTGAGCGAACGTCTCGGCCGCCGCCGGACCATGCTCGGGTTCGGTCTGTGCAACCTCGTCGCGCTGCCGGTGCTCACCTGGGGCATCGCCGCCGCGGGAGGCGGTCGCGGCGCGGTCGTCGCGCTGCTGTGCGTGGTCATGGTGATGCTGTCCAACGCCGCGTACTCGCCGCTGATGATCTTCCTCAACGAGCGGTACCCGACCGGACTGCGGGCCAGGGGCACGGCGGTGAGCTGGAACCTGGGCTTCATGCTCGGCGGGCTGATGCCGACCCTGGTGAGCCTCTTCAGCCCGGAGCTGGCTGACGTCCCCTCGCGGCTCGCGATGTTCCTGGTGGGCGCGACCGTGGTGTTCGTCCTCGCAGTCCTCGCGAGCCCGGAAACCCGGGGCGCGCTCGACCGCGAGCGCGAAGCGCGGCCAACCGCCGCCGACGACGTGACGCCCGCCTGA